The genomic segment TTGAGGGTGCGATAATGCCGACACTCGATTTTATGGCGTCCGGGGGTAAACACCCTTCATCCTCCCCGGGGACAGCAATGACAAGGCGGCTTAGCCACTATGAATCCCAACTATCTCGATTTCGAACAGCCCATCGCCGAACTGCAGGCCAAGATCGAAGAGCTGCGGCTGGTCGGCAACGACAGCAAGATCAACATCAGCGAAGAGGTCGCCAAGCTCGAGGAGAAGAGCAAGAAGCTCACCGAGTCGATCTTCAAGGACCTTAGCGCCTGGCAGGTCTCGCAGCTGTCGCGCCACCCCCAGCGCCCCTACACCCTCGACTACCTCGAGCACGTCTTTACCGACTTCGATGAGCTCCACGGCGACCGGCACTTCGCCGACGACGCCGCCATCGTCGGCGGCGTGGCACGGCTCGACGACAAGCCGGTGATGGTGATTGGCCACCAGAAGGGCCGCGACGTCAAAGAGAAGGTGCGCCGCAACTTCGGCATGCCGCGCCCCGAAGGCTACCGCAAGGCGTGCCGCCTGATGGAGATGGCCGAGCGCTTCAAGATGCCGGTGCTGACCTTCATCGACACCCCGGGCGCCTATCCCGGCATCGACGCCGAAGAGCGCGGCCAGTCCGAGGCGATCGCCTACAACCTGGCGGTGATGTCACGGCTCAGGACGCCGATCATTGCCACCGTGGTGGGCGAGGGCGGCTCCGGCGGGGCACTGGCCATCGGCGTATGCGACGAGCTGGCGATGCTGCAGTACTCCACCTACTCGGTGATCTCCCCCGAGGGCTGCGCCTCGATCCTGTGGAAGAGCGCCGAGAAGGCCTCCGACGCCGCCCATGCCATGGGCATCACCGCCGAGCGCCTCGAGGAGCTGGGCTTCGTCGACACCCTGATTCCCGAGCCGCTGGGCGGTGCGCATCGCCATCCGCGCACCACTGCCGAGCGCGTCAAGACGTCCCTGCAGGGCAGCCTGGAGCGCCTGCAGAGCATGGATATCGATGCCCTGCTGGAGCGCCGCTATGCGCGCCTGATGAGCTACGGCGCCCCAGCGTAGCGAGATGAGGCTACAGGCCCTGATCGATGACGCCCTGGCGGAGACCCCGCCGGGGCGCGCTGTCTGGGTAGCGCTGTCCGGCGGGCTCGACTCCTCGCTGCTGCTGACCCTGGCCGCCGATGCCTGTCGCCGTCACTCCCGCCCGCTGCACGCCCTGCATGTTCACCACGGCCTACAATCCGCCGCCGACGATTTCGAACGCCACTGCCGCCAGCTCTGCGCGCAGCTGGGGGTGCCGCTGTGCGTCGAACGGGTGAGCGTCGCGCGTGATGCCGGGCAGGGGCTGGAGGGGGCCGCCCGCGAGGCGCGCTATGCGGCCTTTGCCCGCCGGGTGGCGCGGGGCGAGACGCTGTGGCTGGCCCAGCATCGCGACGACCAGGCCGAGACCTTCCTACTCGCCGCGCTGCGCGGCAGCGGCGTGCGTGGCCTGGCCGGCATGCCGCCGCATCGCGTGTGGCGAGGCCGCGACCTGCGGCGCCCGCTGCTGGGTGTGGCGCGGGCCGACCTCGAAGAGGCCGCCCGCCGGCTGGCGGTCAACTGGGTCGAGGACCCCAGCAACACCGATACCGGATTGGACCGCAATCACCTGCGCCACGACCTGCTGCCGGCGCTCGAAGCGCGCTGGCCGCAGGCCGCGGCATCGCTGGCGCGTTCCGCACAGCTGGCCGGCGAAGCCGATGCGCTGCTCGACGATCTGGCGTCGCTTGATCTGACGGCACTGGGGGGCGTGGCAGAACGGCTGCCGATCACTCCGCTGGTGGCACTCTCCGTGCCGCGCCAGCGGCTGCTGATTCGCCACTGCTGCCAGCGGCTAGGACTGCAGACACCGCCGGCCGCGCGCCTGGCGACGCTTACCGATCAGCTCGACGGCCGCCGCGACGCCGAGGCGCGGATCGCCTGGCCGGGTGGAGAAGCGCGCTGCTGGCGTGGGGCGCTCTACCTGCTGGCGCCGCCCACGTCACTGCCCGCCAGTTGGCAGGCGGAGTGGAATGGCTGCCTGCCCCTCGACACGCCGCTGGGGAAACTGAAGGTGACGCTAAGGCACGAGCAGGGGAAGCCGCTGGCACTGCGGGTGCGCGCACGCCGGGGCGGCGAGCGTTTGGCACAGCCGCAGCGTGGCAGCCGTGACCTCAAGCGTCTGCTGCAGGAGGCCGGACTGCCGCCCTGGCAGCGCCGGCGGCTGCTGGTGGTGTGGCACGCAGAAGAGGTGGTGGCGGTGCTCGATGCCACGGGGCGCGCCGCCGTGCCCTGCGCGCCGGGCTGGGCGCTTAGCTCGCCGCCGGCACCACCAGACTCAGGCTGAAGCCCGCCGCGGCCTGGTACTCGACCTCCTGCTCGAGGTCGGTGACCAGCAGGGCGGCGTCGTCCAGCGGTTGATGGAGGGTCAGGATCAGGCCGTCGCCGTCTGCCACCAGCTCGATGCCGCGCGCCGGCGCCTCGGGCCGCGAGTGGTTGAGCAGCACCGCCAGGCGCAGCAGCCTCGCCAGGCGCGCATAGGGCCGCTGCAGCGCCAGGGGCAGGCTGTCGAGCTCCTTGAGCGGAAACTTGCGGCGGTGGGCACGCACCAGGAAGGCCAGCACCTGCTGCTCGGGCCGCGAGAAGCCGGGCAGGTCGGAGTGGTCGAGCAGGTAGGCGCCGTGGCGATGAAACTGGCTGTGCGAGATGGCCAGGCCGATCTCGTGCAGCTGCGCGGCCCAGTCGAGAAACTGCGCCTGCTCGTCGATCAGCGTCCACGCCTCTCTGACCTGCTCGAACAGCGCTTGGGCGCTGAACGCCACGCGCTGTGCCTGATCGTCGTCGACGCCGTAGCGATGGCGCAGCGTGGCCAGCGCCTGGCGTCGCGAGTCCTCGGCGGTATTGCGCCCGGCGAGATCGTAGAGCACGCCCTCGCGCAGCGCGCCGTCGGCGAAGCGCATTTGGGTAAGATCGAAGGCCTCGAAGGTCGCGCAGAGAATCGCGATACCCGCGGGAAACACCGTGGCGCGATCCTCCTTGAGGCCCTCCATGGCCACCTGGTCGAGCTGCTTGCACTTGATCAGCCGCTTACGCAGGTTGAATAGCGCCTCGCGCTCGATCACTCCTTCTGGGCACTCGCCACTAGCCGCCAGCACTGCAGCGGCGGCCTTGACGGTGCCGCTCGAGCCGACCGGGTCGGCCCAGCCCAGTGCGCGGTAGGCGCGGCGGATATTGGCCAGTTCCGACAGCGCCGCCAGCTCGGCGCGGCGAAAGCGCTTCTCGCTGAGCTCGCCGTCGCCGAAGAAGCGTCGGGTGTAGGTGACACAGCCCATGTGCAGGCTCTCCAGCGCCAGGGGCGCGAAGTTCTCGCCGATGATGTACTCGGTAGAGCCGCCGCCGATATCGACGATCAGTCGCCGGCCGTGGACCTCTGCCAGGGCGTGGGCGGCGCCGAGATAGATCAGGCGCGCCTCCTCGCGGCCGGCGATGATCTCGATGCCGTGGCCGAGCTGGGCCTCGGCGCGGTCGATGAATTCGCGGCTGTTGCTGGCGGCGCGCAGGGCGTTGGTGCCGACGATTCTCAACTGCTCGGCGGGGGTGTCGCCGATGAAGGGCGCAAAGCGTGCCAGGCAGTCGAGGGCGCGCTGCATGGCGGCCTCGCTGAGCCGATCATCGTCGTCGAGGCCGGCCGCCAACTGGACCTTCTCGCCCAGTTTGGCCACTACCTGCAACTGGCCCCCCTGGTAGTTGGCGACCAGCAGATGAAAGCTGTTGGAACCGAGGTCGATGGCGGCGAACCGACGGGGAGCGTCGCCGGCGTTGGGCATCCTGCGCGTGGCCGAATCGGAAAGCATGTGAAGATCCTTGCATCTGCATCGTGCAAGGTTGCGGCGGCGCCCGATGCTTGTCAATCGGCCGTGGCGATGCAGGGGCTTGCGTTTGCCGCCGGGCTTGTCTAACATCGAATCGTTCGCCTGTTCCGAATACTTCCCGACCGCGTCGCGGTCAA from the Halomonas sp. 1513 genome contains:
- a CDS encoding acetyl-CoA carboxylase carboxyltransferase subunit alpha, producing the protein MNPNYLDFEQPIAELQAKIEELRLVGNDSKINISEEVAKLEEKSKKLTESIFKDLSAWQVSQLSRHPQRPYTLDYLEHVFTDFDELHGDRHFADDAAIVGGVARLDDKPVMVIGHQKGRDVKEKVRRNFGMPRPEGYRKACRLMEMAERFKMPVLTFIDTPGAYPGIDAEERGQSEAIAYNLAVMSRLRTPIIATVVGEGGSGGALAIGVCDELAMLQYSTYSVISPEGCASILWKSAEKASDAAHAMGITAERLEELGFVDTLIPEPLGGAHRHPRTTAERVKTSLQGSLERLQSMDIDALLERRYARLMSYGAPA
- a CDS encoding tRNA lysidine(34) synthetase TilS, with translation MRLQALIDDALAETPPGRAVWVALSGGLDSSLLLTLAADACRRHSRPLHALHVHHGLQSAADDFERHCRQLCAQLGVPLCVERVSVARDAGQGLEGAAREARYAAFARRVARGETLWLAQHRDDQAETFLLAALRGSGVRGLAGMPPHRVWRGRDLRRPLLGVARADLEEAARRLAVNWVEDPSNTDTGLDRNHLRHDLLPALEARWPQAAASLARSAQLAGEADALLDDLASLDLTALGGVAERLPITPLVALSVPRQRLLIRHCCQRLGLQTPPAARLATLTDQLDGRRDAEARIAWPGGEARCWRGALYLLAPPTSLPASWQAEWNGCLPLDTPLGKLKVTLRHEQGKPLALRVRARRGGERLAQPQRGSRDLKRLLQEAGLPPWQRRRLLVVWHAEEVVAVLDATGRAAVPCAPGWALSSPPAPPDSG
- a CDS encoding exopolyphosphatase encodes the protein MLSDSATRRMPNAGDAPRRFAAIDLGSNSFHLLVANYQGGQLQVVAKLGEKVQLAAGLDDDDRLSEAAMQRALDCLARFAPFIGDTPAEQLRIVGTNALRAASNSREFIDRAEAQLGHGIEIIAGREEARLIYLGAAHALAEVHGRRLIVDIGGGSTEYIIGENFAPLALESLHMGCVTYTRRFFGDGELSEKRFRRAELAALSELANIRRAYRALGWADPVGSSGTVKAAAAVLAASGECPEGVIEREALFNLRKRLIKCKQLDQVAMEGLKEDRATVFPAGIAILCATFEAFDLTQMRFADGALREGVLYDLAGRNTAEDSRRQALATLRHRYGVDDDQAQRVAFSAQALFEQVREAWTLIDEQAQFLDWAAQLHEIGLAISHSQFHRHGAYLLDHSDLPGFSRPEQQVLAFLVRAHRRKFPLKELDSLPLALQRPYARLARLLRLAVLLNHSRPEAPARGIELVADGDGLILTLHQPLDDAALLVTDLEQEVEYQAAAGFSLSLVVPAAS